One region of Mugil cephalus isolate CIBA_MC_2020 chromosome 17, CIBA_Mcephalus_1.1, whole genome shotgun sequence genomic DNA includes:
- the LOC125023637 gene encoding homeobox protein six1b has protein sequence MSILPSFGFTQEQVACVCEVLQQGGNLERLGRFLWSLPACDHLHKNESVLKAKAVVAFHRGNFRELYKILESHQFSPHNHPKLQQLWLKAHYVEAEKLRGRPLGAVGKYRVRRKFPLPRTIWDGEETSYCFKEKSRGVLREWYTHNPYPSPREKRELAEATGLTTTQVSNWFKNRRQRDRAAEAKERENSENSNAGGNKQNQLSPLDGGKSLMSSSEDEFSPPQSPDQNSALLLQGNMGHPGASAYSMSGLGGPQPVHGMHGHPHQLQDSLLGPLTSSLVDLGS, from the exons ATGTCTATATTACCGTCCTTCGGGTTTACGCAGGAGCAAGTGGCGTGCGTTTGCGAGGTCTTGCAGCAGGGAGGAAACCTGGAGAGGCTCGGTCGCTTCCTGTGGTCTCTACCCGCTTGCGATCACCTCCACAAGAATGAGAGCGTCCTCAAAGCCAAGGCGGTGGTGGCCTTTCACCGGGGGAACTTCAGGGAGCTTTATAAGATCCTGGAGAGCCACCAGTTTTCACCGCACAACCACccgaagctgcagcagctctggcTGAAGGCGCACTACGTAGAGGCGGAGAAGCTGCGCGGCCGGCCGCTCGGAGCTGTAGGGAAGTACCGGGTGCGGAGGAAATTCCCGCTGCCCCGCACGATATGGGACGGCGAGGAGACCAGCTACTGCTTTAAGGAGAAGTCCAGGGGAGTACTGAGAGAGTGGTACACGCATAACCCCTATCCGTCCCCGCGAGAAAAGAGGGAGCTGGCCGAGGCCACAGGACTGACCACCACGCAGGTCAGCAACTGGTTCAAAAACAGACggcagagagacagagctgcagaggcGAAGGAGAG AGAGAACAGTGAAAACAGCAACGCAGGCGGCAACAAACAGAACCAGCTGTCCCCTCTGGACGGAGGAAAGTCTCTCATGTCCAGCTCGGAGGACGAATTTTCTCCACCTCAGAGTCCCGACCAGAACTCAGCGCTTTTGCTCCAGGGTAACATGGGCCACCCCGGGGCCTCCGCGTACTCCATGTCCGGGCTGGGGGGCCCACAGCCGGTGCACGGCATGCACGGACATCCACACCAACTGCAGGACTCCTTGTTGGGACCTCTAACCTCCAGTCTTGTGGATTTGGGCTCTTAA